From Drosophila nasuta strain 15112-1781.00 chromosome X, ASM2355853v1, whole genome shotgun sequence, one genomic window encodes:
- the LOC132796495 gene encoding trichohyalin has translation MAANPRWLRLNVLIILLQLARPQLTHSDLSQRSSDDQHCGTLGLQCTSESMHRMMENRRGQLDDYDEHLVYRQTTTMPNEARDQRHGQERETRVRAERNDIQENRELIRQADAMRREERVDVSRRQERESGERNERSGERVEMRREDNDLTRRQDEENRERREERVEREQRRVEHTDRRQDERLMARQERDEDMRRDLSRRQEREERDISRRQEREERIDMRREERFNNQQREERDVTRRQERESREDMRREDSELTRRQEREDAVRREERSDRQEREDMRRVDADRSRQQERAERDTSRRQEREVREEHNNLRREEVESREVMRREEMDDSRRQQRENSERREERDELRREERIHEEMNQSRRQEREERDLSRRDEREVRADMRREDNERSHRQEREERDVSRRVDRETSEDERRVENDLARREEREERDVSRRHEREERSERSNPLREERDDARERREERSDFQRMERDTSRRVEDMRREEREVIRREDREERVELIDRRMNTEGMRREQNEREVSRRQEREVRADMRREDNERSREERSNLRGEEREDMRREDRDLNRREEREHRDRREERSDLRREDREITRRIEDMRREDRREERENHERREEREDRETSRRVSDMRREEREASRREDRAERTDSRMNVEGMRREENDLTRRQEREDNQRREDRSELAREEREVSRREDRESRREERDLTHRQEREDRRQEREVRDDLRRDERDDARRHERENRERREELSDLRREEREVSRRQDREVRNEMRRGHRDHTDRQVREDRERREDREERELSRREEREVRRQEQSEGHERVELMDRRLAREEIVDLTSRQEREQRDETRRELPRETKEQQRERDFSQHFVRDNRNSNVLATTKSNSWVSKVCSKHWLLMMGQALMLLALYSKISTKGFNLRHVVGSHVHGILHPIEC, from the exons ATGGCCGCAAATCCACGATGGTTGAGGCTCAACGTACTCATCATACTGCTGCAGTTGGCCAGGCCACAGCTGACACACTCTGACCTTAGTCAGCGTAGCTCCGATGACCAGCATTGCGGCACTCTTGGATTGCAATGCACATCGGAGTCCATGCATCGCATGATGGAGAATCGACGCGGGCAATTGGATGACTACGACGAGCATCTGGTATATAGACAAACAACGACTATGCCAAATGAGGCACGTGACCAACGGCATGGTCAAGAGCGAGAGACTCGTGTGCGTGCGGAACGAAATGACATCCAGGAAAATCGTGAACTCATTCGCCAAGCAGATGCAATGCGACGTGAGGAACGTGTTGATGTGTCTCGCAGGCAGGAACGCGAATCAGGAGAACGCAATGAGCGAAGTGGTGAACGGGTAGAGATGCGAAGGGAAGACAATGACCTCACTCGCCGGCAAGACGAAGAGAATCGGGAGCGACGAGAGGAACGTGTAGAGCGTGAGCAGCGACGAGTAGAGCACACTGATCGTCGACAAGATGAGCGTCTGATGGCCCGTCAGGAACGAGATGAAGATATGCGTCGTGACCTCTCACGTCGACAGGAACGTGAAGAACGTGATATTTCTCGGCGACAGGAACGCGAAGAACGCATTGATATGCGACGTGAAGAGCGTTTTAACAACCAGCAACGAGAGGAACGTGATGTGACTCGTCGTCAGGAGCGTGAAAGCCGCGAGGATATGCGACGAGAAGACTCTGAGCTAACACGCAGACAAGAACGTGAGGATGCAGTGCGACGAGAAGAGCGCAGTGATCGCCAAGAACGTGAAGATATGCGACGAGTTGACGCTGACCGCTCACGACAACAGGAACGAGCAGAGCGTGACACATCTCGACGACAGGAGCGTGAAGTACGTGAGGAACACAATAATCTGCGCCGAGAAGAAGTTGAAAGTCGTGAAGTCATGCGACGGGAAGAAATGGATGACTCTCGCAGGCAGCAACGAGAAAATAGTGAGCGACGAGAAGAACGCGATGAACTCCGAAGAGAGGAACGTATACATGAAGAAATGAATCAATCACGCAGACAGGAACGAGAAGAGCGCGACTTATCCCGAAGAGATGAACGTGAAGTTCGTGCCGATATGCGACGAGAAGATAATGAACGCTCACACAGGCAAGAACGAGAGGAGCGTGATGTTTCACGTCGAGTGGATCGGGAAACTTCAGAAGACGAGCGTCGGGTTGAAAATGATCTTGCACGCCGAGAGGAACGCGAAGAACGTGATGTATCTCGGCGACATGAACGTGAGGAACGATCAGAACGAAGCAATCCCCTTCGAGAAGAGCGCGACGATGCTCGTGAACGACGTGAGGAGCGCAGTGATTTCCAACGAATGGAGCGAGACACCTCACGAAGAGTCGAAGACATGCGACGGGAAGAGCGTGAAGTAATTCGGCGAGAAGATCGTGAGGAGCGTGTTGAGTTAATTGACAGGCGAATGAATACAGAAGGCATGCGACGAGAACAAAATGAGCGTGAGGTTTCTCGACGACAGGAACGTGAAGTGCGCGCAGATATGCGACGTGAAGATAACGAACGTTCGCGAGAGGAACGTAGCAATCTTCGAGGAGAAGAACGCGAAGATATGCGACGAGAAGATCGTGACCTCAATCGCAGGGAAGAGCGAGAGCATCGTGACCGACGAGAGGAACGCAGTGACCTCCGACGCGAAGATCGAGAAATAACACGAAGAATTGAAGATATGCGACGGGAAGATCGCAGGGAAGAGCGAGAGAATCATGAGCGACGAGAGGAACGAGAAGATCGAGAAACATCGCGAAGGGTTAGCGATATGCGTCGGGAAGAGCGTGAAGCATCTCGTCGAGAAGATCGTGCTGAGCGAACAGACAGCCGCATGAATGTGGAAGGTATGCGAAGAGAAGAAAACGATCTAACGCGCAGGCAAGAGCGAGAAGATAATCAACGGCGAGAGGACCGTAGCGAACTTGCACGAGAGGAACGCGAAGTATCTCGACGAGAAGATCGCGAAAGCCGGCGAGAAGAAAGGGACTTAACACACAGACAGGAGCGTGAGGATCGACGACAAGAACGTGAAGTGCGTGACGACTTGCGACGGGATGAACGTGATGATGCGCGCAGACACGAACGAGAGAATCGTGAGCGACGAGAAGAATTAAGCGATCTTCGACGGGAGGAGCGTGAAGTATCTCGACGACAGGATCGCGAGGTTCGCAATGAAATGAGGCGCGGGCACCGTGACCACACTGACAGACAGGTTCGCGAAGATCGTGAGCGACGAGAGGATCGAGAGGAGAGGGAACTTTCTCGCCGAGAGGAGAGGGAAGTTCGACGACAAGAACAAAGCGAAGGACATGAGCGTGTCGAGCTCATGGATAGGCGATTGGCTCGAGAAGAGATCGTTGATCTTACCAGCAGACAGGAACGCGAGCAGCGCGATGAGACGAGAAGAGAACTTCCAAGGGAGACGAAGGAACAACAGAGAGAGCGGGATTTCTCACAGCACTTTGTGCGTGATAATCGCAATAGCAATGTGCTTGCAACAACCAAGTCCAACAGTTGGGTCAGCAAGGTCTGCAGCAAGCATTGGCTGCTGATGATGGGACAGGCGCTTATGCTGCTGGCACTTTACTCGAAAATCAGCACGAAAGGATTTAACCTGAG ACATGTGGTTGGCAGTCATGTGCACGGCATTTTGCATCCCATCGAATGCTAG
- the LOC132795410 gene encoding centrosomal protein of 162 kDa, which yields MSKVLSPHKQETVSRQRPQRSCPPRHNSAASVTSAVSVTSMEVVASMDLDALDYTSGSSIIEFLAKEQDCNIEPADPDSIFQEVSRLSDNTDMRSVDELLLEAERLIQQQLRLGGAGDGDATVVASPATAVAPAAAVQLKPCSPSSSSPQSLSSPQNSIRLNTRYTRSIEHVTTKPTFASPKQAKVEQEESPTSATAAAVGVARAQTPQTDGTFVAFVDNLPSESVISEESTPKDMLHHTHNGNGNELLAQQLQLEQLDNTDDDEDTMEEITEAEDCVVLGGQSRRSSGQAAVTTANSSLSGKRSYKPIAPMASYCEKAVGSSPKHLVSTLSSPIEQIGCSVSREHALMHEIEQLQEKLKDTEERLASVRLQSESLSQSQRAMREQNGRLQDESEMLKLDVQHLHECAGVLRSELLSARRDRDEAIQLERSLRTELEEAQQERRQAADVKDKDARIIQDLQRQCREMERILMRKYPDSVSALIVASKNPGICSMNDQENMSSRKLLEQRIAQLESDAKEQDRKAQQILANVQARFNSVQAKYETHIADLETQVLSLQEINTKLNEQIESQVRTLDRYMQKRADRYYNNCTQTEEQETVNWPLGQLATVEAKATATSTATQTPSNGAMRDHSTNTIGCPSPSVICQQHLQQQQQQLHSAGSSSTSSTANSTPNTSRPNSKQSGTQRRIAIGSKLPISQSDSTLSLLSHGQGQGHSTAKEDSQLLSSVRCMRVDLAIKNKAMQRLTRELDECKKTIRKLQRDSGAVASSAAVQRRGHDQGHYQDHVPPTTESQALKEAQNKYHLLEADYKTLHDKRLQDLKTLQSAHERELASCNEAVRILQQRLNEREEAFATQKRRKVPVDYYALKAKVSLLERRHSEREERLHMLVEALSKGRLNGALEDMLQENNNK from the exons ATGTCCAAGGTGCTTAGCCCACACAAGCAGGAGACTGTGTCGCGTCAACGCCCACAACGTTCATGCCCACCGCGGCACAACAGCGCAGCAAGTGTGACCAGTGCAGTCAGTGTGACCAGCATGGAGGTAGTGGCCAGCATGGATTTGGACGCTCTTGACTACACCAGCGGCAGTTCGATCATTGAGTTTCTCGCCAAGGAACAGGACTGCAACATTGAACCAGCCGACCCGGATAGCATTTTCCAGGAGGTCAGTCGCCTCTCCGACAACACAGACATGCGCTCCGTGGacgagctgctgctggaggCCGAACGTCTCATCCAACAGCAACTGCGTTTAGGCGGAGCCGGCGATGGCGATGCAACTGTGGTTGCATCTCCAGCTACAGCTGTggcacctgctgctgctgtgcagcTAAAGCCATGTTCACCATCATCCTCATCGCCGCAATCGTTGTCATCGCCACAAAATAGCATTAGGCTAAACACACGCTACACACGCTCCATTGAGCATGTGACGACCAAGCCAACATTCGCTTCTCCAAAGCAGGCCAAAGTGGAGCAAGAGGAGTCgccaacatcagcaacagctgcagcagttggAGTTGCCCGGGCACAGACACCACAAACGGATGGCACTTTTGTGGCATTCGTTGATAATCTGCCCTCGGAATCGGTCATCTCCGAGGAGTCGACGCCCAAGGATATGCtgcatcacacacacaatggcaatggcaacgagCTACTCGcccagcagctgcagttggaACAGCTCGACAATACGGACGACGACGAGGATACG ATGGAGGAGATTACCGAAGCCGAGGATTGTGTCGTCCTTGGCGGGCAGTCGCGTCGCAGCTCTGGCCAGGCGGCGGTCACCACCGCCAACTCGTCGTTGTCAGGCAAACGTAGCTACAAACCCATCGCACCCATGGCCAGCTACTGTGAGAAGGCGGTGGGCAGTTCGCCCAAGCATCTGGTGAGCACACTGAGCTCGCCCATCGAACAGATTGGCTGCAGCGTGAGTCGGGAGCATGCGCTAATGCACGAGATCGAGCAGCTGCAGGAGAAGCTCAAGGACACCGAGGAGCGACTCGCTTCGGTGCGCCTGCAAAGCGAATCGCTGTCGCAGTCACAGCGAGCAATGCGCGAACAGAACGGACGGCTGCAGGATGAGTCCGAGATGCTGAAGTTGGACGTGCAGCATCTGCACGAATGTGCGGGTGTCTTGCGTTCGGAGCTATTGTCGGCGCGCCGTGATCGCGATGAGGCCATACAGCTGGAGCGTTCGTTGCGCACGGAGCTGGAGGAGGCGCAACAGGAGCGGCGACAGGCGGCGGATGTGAAGGATAAGGATGCGCGCATTATACAGGACTTGCAGCGACAGTGTCGCGAAATGGAACGCATCCTTATGCGCAAATATCCCGACTCTGTGTCGGCTTTGATCG TGGCATCCAAAAATCCGGGCATTTGCTCGATGAACGATCAGGAGAACATGAGCAGTCGCAAGCTGCTGGAACAGCGCATCGCGCAACTGGAATCGGATGCCAAGGAGCAGGATCGCAAGGCTCAGCAGATACTGGCCAATGTGCAGGCGCGTTTCAATTCGGTGCAGGCCAAATACGAGACGCACATTGCCGACCTGGAGACCCAAGTGCTCAG CCTGCAAGAGATCAACACGAAACTGAACGAACAGATCGAGTCACAGGTGCGCACTCTCGATCGCTACATGCAGAAGCGTGCCGATCGCTATTACAACAATTGCACTCAGACCGAGGAGCAGGAGACAGTCAATTGGCCACTTGGCCAGTTGGCCACAGTTGAAGCAAAGGCGACGGCAACCAGCACAGCAACACAAACGCCATCGAATGGCGCGATGCGTGATCACAGCACCAACACCATTGGTTGCCCATCGCCTAGTGTAATTTGTCAGCAAcatctgcaacagcagcagcaacagttgcactcggctggcagcagcagcacgagCAGCACAGCCAATTCCACGCCAAACACATCGCGACCGAACTCAAAGCAAAGCGGCACTCAGCGTCGCATTGCCATTGGCTCCAAGTTGCCCATCTCGCAGTCCGATTCGACGCTGTCGCTGCTTAGCCATGGCCAGGGTCAGGGACACAGCACGGCCAAGGAGGATTCGCAGCTGTTGAGCTCGGTGCGTTGCATGCGCGTCGATTTGGCCATCAAAAACAAGGCAATGCAGCGTCTCACCCGTGAGCTGGACGAGTGCAAGAAGACCATACGCAAGCTGCAGCGTGACAGCGGAGCAGTTGCCTCCAGTGCAg CTGTGCAACGTCGTGGTCACGATCAGGGGCATTACCAGGACCATGTGCCGCCTACCACGGAATCCCAGGCCTTGAAGGaggcacaaaacaaataccaTTTGCTGGAGGCTGATTACAAAACGTTGCACGACAAGCGACTGCAGGAC TTGAAGACACTGCAGAGTGCCCATGAGCGTGAGCTGGCATCGTGCAACGAGGCGGTGCGCATACTGCAACAGCGTCTCAACGAGCGCGAAGAGGCATTTGCCACACAGAAGCGTCGTAAGGTGCCCGTCGATTATTACGCCCTCAAAGCCAAG GTTTCGTTGCTGGAGCGACGTCATTCGGAGCGAGAGGAACGCCTGCATATGCTTGTCGAGGCGCTGAGCAAGGGCAGACTGAATGGGGCACTGGAGGATATGCTGcaggagaacaacaacaagtag
- the LOC132795323 gene encoding LOW QUALITY PROTEIN: carboxypeptidase B (The sequence of the model RefSeq protein was modified relative to this genomic sequence to represent the inferred CDS: deleted 1 base in 1 codon) — MVKKKFGRYLPVSQRIASQTESNGHTSNRYSKTSRRISTNATQPRTRDNLVRLPFFGGGVTQLLRYLRPMDRQAGKGRRSAVRSALDENYVSYRGDQLWKLNFNGTRRRADSSPDAQFNQFVEEFGSEVWNVNQDGIDILVEHKNVEAAQQYMEKTGFSYNIMIDDIETAIDDTYTDVVDSETDNPSTSANYSLPWLTREGSLLTWRRYHDQGDIQQFMQNILETHSDLTEIIQIGLTRNKRPLEVIRVSNGNPKNWAVFVDAGMQARDWLSPAALTYAISKLTWLWSQGRAEKTMRHIDWYFLPLANPDGYQYSRLTDRLWTKNRNYDSDSGCYGVNLDRNFEYAWGQAGATTNPCKNLYQGVKSFSEAETRAMRNFLLGMRDYLGAYVSFGGYGQTITYPWGDADYVTPNQRELRYTARQAMLNFRRLNHAEYSLGSSYRQKLARPGNSADWVQDRIEPHFVYNVFLKDQGRYGYLMPPQYILESGEEAFEFLRTIAQQLQ; from the exons ATGGTCAAGAAGAAATTTGGCCGTTATTTGCCGGTCTCTCAGCGCATCGCCAGCCAAACTGAATCCAACGGCCACACGAGCAACAGGTACTCGAAGACATCTCGACGAATCTCGA CAAATGCTACGCAGCCACGCACTCGCGATAATTTAGTGCGTTTGCCGTTCTTTGGCGGCGGTGTGACGCAGCTTTTGCGCTACCTGCGACCGATGGATCGACAGGCGGGCAAAGGTCGGCGATCGGCAGTGCGATCGGCGCTGGACGAGAACTACGTTAGCTATCGGGGCGATCAGTTGTGGAAGCTCAATTTCAATGGGACACGCAGGCGTGCCGACAGCTCACCGGATGCACAGTTCAATCAGTTTGTCGAAGAGTTCG GCAGCGAAGTGTGGAATGTCAATCAGGATGGCATCGATATACTGGTCGAACACAAGAATGTCGAGGCTGCCCAACAGTACATGGAGAAGACCGGCTTCAGCTACAACATCATGATCGATGACATCGAAACGGCCATCGATGATACCTACACCGATGTCGTTGATAGCGAAACGGATAATCCAAGCACAAGTGCCAACTATTCGCTGCCTTGGCTCACTCGCGAGGGATCACTGTTGACTTGGCGTCGTTATCACGATCAGGGCGATATTCAGCAGTTCATGCAGAACATTCTTGAAACGCACTCCGATCTCACTGAGATCATTCAAATCGGTCTGACGCGCAACAAGCGGCCATTGGAAGTGATAAG AGTCTCCAATGGCAATCCCAAGAACTGGGCCGTCTTTGTCGACGCTGGCATGCAGGCTCGCGACTGGTTGAGTCCTGCGGCACTCACCTACGCCATCTCGAAGCTAACTTGGTTGTGGAGCCAGGGCAGAGCGGAGAAGACGATGCGTCACATCGATTGGTACTTTCTGCCGCTGGCCAATCCCGATGGCTATCAGTACTCACGGCTTACCGATCGACTGTGGACGAAGAATCGCAACTATGACAGCGACAGCGGTTGCTATGGCGTCAATTTGGATCGCAACTTTGAGTATGCTTGGGGTCAGGCAGGAGCCACCACAAATCCCTGCAAGAATCTGTATCAGGGCGTCAAAAGTTTCTCGGAAGCCGAGACGCGAGCAATGCGCAATTTCCTACTGGGCATGCGTGACTATCTCGGGGCATACGTTTCGTTTGGTGGATATGGCCAGACGATCACATATCCGTGGGGCGATGCAGACTATGTAACGCCCAATCAGCGG GAATTGCGATATACCGCACGTCAGGCGATGCTCAATTTCCGTCGACTGAACCATGCCGAATACAGTTTGGGCAGCAGTTATCGCCAGAAGCTCGCCAGGCCGGGCAACTCGGCGGATTGGGTGCAGGATCGCATTGAGCCACATTTCGTGTACAATGTGTTCCTCAAGGATCAGGGTCGTTATGGCTATCTGATGCCACCGCAGTACATACTCGAATCGGGTGAGGAAGCATTCGAATTTCTACGCACAATAGCTCAACAGCTGCAGTAG
- the LOC132796702 gene encoding protein P200, with protein sequence MYDARSRARQTANNSNSSNKSSSTITTATTTATGMPLLLLLLFISQTASMSLDRLALERNELPAAEPTAASPSAVVVDDMKIAAVPANGNTDMYMLVPESVASQLDDTEHVHRNTIDTNDSDNDADENADMLMLESDDTPAMQLVELPSDITLAELAPEAQTESELMSEPEPESEAAVASPELIEEHVVEHPVEGVEQQSAEQIQNQVSSQEAQLENAENVVETVTEEAPIAPNVESESQQELQADEAEEQQQDFAAATEEALKLETEQEEQKETEQETAPVQAAVEEEPKVENEPIADNEVDTTEASVLESMAHGIEEGLSAVISDLPPEEELGASANQQQEDDAAAEPEQQPSEFVPQTALPEIDVESATEQQLLQQEDNNNEETVQPVQHDAAEETEPEVAQAEPIESEADNQVEPQAEAEPAIENNVEVQPETIPEVQQDAEIAPEAEAQPEAVAQPAAETQSEAEVPQETDAQPEAVAQPEAEIQPEAEIQPEAVIQPEAEIQPEAEVQPETEIQQDAEIQPEAEVHPEVVAQPETVAQPEADVQPEIQQDAEVQTEAEAQPQIVAQPEVIAQPEAESEPEIETKPEAVAQPEPAAEIQQDAQPETEVQPAAEVQPEAEAQPEAEPQPEAEPETQPEAEPEAQPQAEAEPAPQTQPETESEAQQEPEAQAEIEAQPATVEKETQSDAEEAIIPAAISNEVPKETEVFEKQPIAELQSEAEKQPEIQADETPEVAAIQPEAQSQPEPEAVKPAEQSILTTIIPAVVPHKPEPIQVLDSVLNYVNASFMHNQEQELQKIDAEESAVNSNLRRYDGAQVWRIVVQTDKDKKLADELQSKYDGQLWKEVKQEVDYLLKPQMLAAAERHIRAANLSRIVLIDNLQQVIEVENPPAEKIAELQNRKGHRLTWQAYHRLEDIYGFIDYLAKTYPDICSTEIIGYSVEKRPLKILKISNGKPNNPSIWIDGGMHAREWISPATVSYIANQIAEGNDELPPYLQNVNYYFHIVANPDGYEYSHTTDRLWRKNMRAHGRQCPGVDLNRNFGYKWGGKGTSASPCSQTYRGSKAFSEPETFYISKFISGFPRNTFQAYLSFHSYGQYILYPWGYDYHLTKDRADLDRVARQAGSIITKSSGVKYTVGSSATTLYPAAGGSDDWAKGIAGIKYAYTIEMGDTGRYGFVLPAQFIDYNGKDGFTFVDTVARAIHQEFRNGTDTSRSFGSRRRFH encoded by the exons ATGTACGACGCGAGATCAAGAGCAAGGcaaacagccaacaacagcaacagcagcaacaaatcatcatcaacaatcacaacagcaacaacaacagcaacagggaTGCCactgctactgttgctgctcttcatCAGCCAGACAGCGTCCATGTCGCTGGATCGCTTGGCGCTCGAACGCAACGAATTACCCGCAGCGGAACCGACAGCTGCCTCGCCCTCAGCTGTGGTTGTGGATGACATGAAGATAGCCGCAGTGCCGGCTAATGGCAACACGGATATGTATATGCTGGTGCCCGAGTCGGTGGCCAGTCAACTGGACGATACGGAGCATGTGCATCGCAATACCATCGATaccaacgacagcgacaacgatgCCGATGAGAACGCCGATATGCTGATGCTGGAGAGCGATGATACGCCCGCCATGCAATTGGTGGAGCTGCCCAGTGACATTACCTTAGCCGAACTGGCACCCGAAGCGCAAACCGAATCGGAATTGATGTCGGAACCGGAGCCAGAGTCAGAGGCTGCGGTTGCCTCGCCGGAACTCATCGAGGAGCATGTGGTCGAGCATCCAGTCGAGGGTGTAGAACAACAGTCGGCGGAACAAATCCAGAATCAGGTTAGCAGCCAGGAGGCGCAGTTAGAGAATGCCGAGAATGTGGTGGAAACAGTCACCGAAGAGGCACCAATTGCACCCAACGTGGAGTCGGAGTCACAGCAGGAGTTGCAAGCCGATGAGGCTGAGGAACAACAGCAGGACTTTGCCGCGGCCACAGAAGAGGCTCTGAAGTTGGAAACCGAACAGGAGGAACAAAAGGAAACCGAGCAGGAGACAGCACCAGTCCAAGCGGCTGTTGAAGAAGAACCCAAGGTGGAAAATGAGCCGATTGCCGACAACGAAGTGGACACCACTGAAGCATCTGTGCTGGAGTCCATGGCCCATGGCATCGAGGAAGGTTTGAGCGCTGTCATAAGTGATCTGCCGCCCGAGGAGGAGTTGGGGGCGAGTGCCAATCAACAGCAAGAGGATGACGCTGCCGCTGAGCCTGAACAGCAGCCAAGTGAGTTTGTGCCACAGACAGCGCTGCCCGAGATCGATGTTGAGTCCGCCAccgagcagcagctgctgcagcaagaggacaacaacaatgaagaAACCGTTCAGCCAGTGCAGCACGACGCTGCGGAAGAAACCGAACCAGAAGTTGCCCAAGCTGAGCCAATTGAAAGCGAAGCGGACAACCAAGTTGAACCTCAAGCCGAAGCGGAACCTGCAATCGAGAACAATGTCGAGGTGCAACCTGAAACTATTCCTGAAGTGCAACAAGATGCTGAGATTGCTCCCGAAGCTGAAGCACAACCCGAAGCTGTAGCTCAACCCGCAGCTGAAACCCAATCCGAAGCTGAAGTACCACAAGAAACCGATGCTCAACCTGAAGCTGTAGCTCAACCTGAAGCCGAGATTCAGCCCGAAGCTGAAATTCAACCAGAAGCTGTGATTCAACCAGAAGCTGAGATTCAACCAGAAGCTGAGGTGCAACctgaaactgaaattcaaCAAGATGCCGAGATTCAACCCGAAGCTGAGGTTCACCCAGAAGTTGTAGCTCAGCCTGAAACTGTAGCTCAACCTGAAGCTGACGTTCAACCCGAAATTCAACAGGACGCTGAGGTTCAAACTGAAGCCGAAGCTCAACCACAAATTGTAGCTCAACCCGAAGTTATCGCCCAGCCTGAAGCTGAATCCGAGCCTGAAATTGAGACTAAACCGGAAGCTGTAGCTCAACCTGAGCCAGCAGCTGAGATTCAACAAGATGCTCAGCCTGAAACTGAGGTCCAACCCGCAGCTGAGGTTCAACCTGAAGCTGAAGCACAACCAGAAGCCGAACCTCAACCTGAAGCCGAACCAGAAACACAACCTGAAGCTGAACCAGAAGCTCAACcccaagctgaagctgagccTGCACCACAAACTCAACCCGAAACAGAGTCTGAGGCGCAACAAGAGCCTGAAGCTCAAGCAGAGATTGAAGCTCAACCAGCAACCGTCGAGAAGGAAACACAGAGCGATGCCGAGGAAGCTATTATTCCTGCCGCAATCAGTAACGAAGTGCCCAAAGAAACCGAAGTGTTTGAAAAGCAGCCCATTGCAGAGCTGCAATCCGAAGCGGAAAAGCAGCCTGAGATCCAAGCCGACGAAACACCTGAAGTGGCCGCCATTCAGCCCGAGGCACAATCCCAGCCAGAACCCGAGGCTGTGAAGCCAGCAGAACAATCCATATTGACGACAATTATTCCCGCGGTTGTGCCACACAAACCGGAGCCAATCCAGGTGCTCGACAGTGTGCTTAACTATGTGAATGCCTCGTTTATGCACAACCAGGAACAGGAGCTGCAAAAGATCGATGCTGAGGAATCTGCAGTGAACTCAAATCTGCGTCGTTATGATGGCGCTCAAGTGTGGCGTATTGTGGTGCAAACCGACAAGGATAAGAAGCTGGCCGATGAGTTGCAATCGAAATACGATGGTCAACTGTGGAAGGAAGTCAAACAGGAGGTGGACTATCTGCTGAAACCTCAGATGTTGGCTGCCGCAGAGCGTCACATTCGTGCCGCAAACTTGTCGCGCATTGTGCTGATCGATAACTTGCAGCAGGTGATCGAAGTGGAGAATCCGCCAGCGGAGAAAATCGCCGAGTTGCAGAACCGCAAGG GTCATCGTCTCACATGGCAGGCCTATCATCGTCTCGAGGACATTTACGGCTTCATCGATTACCTGGCCAAAACCTATCCGGACATTTGCTCTACCGAAATCATTGGCTACTCCGTGGAGAAGCGACCCCTGAAGATACTCAA AATATCGAATGGCAAACCAAACAACCCAAGCATCTGGATCGATGGTGGCATGCATGCACGTGAATGGATCAGTCCGGCAACTGTCAGTTACATTGCCAATCAGATAGCCGAAGGCAACGATGAGTTGCCACCGTACTTGCAGAATGTCAATTACTATTTCCACATTGTCGCCAATCCCGATGGCTATGAATACTCCCACACCACGGATCGTTTGTGGCGCAAGAATATGCGTGCCCACGGTCGTCAGTGTCCCGGTGTCGATCTGAATCGCAACTTTGGCTACAAGTGGGGCGGCAAGGGCACCTCGGCCAGTCCCTGCTCTCAGACGTACCGCGGCAGCAAAGCCTTCTCCGAGCCCGAGACATTCTACATTTCGAAATTCATCAGCGGATTCCCACGTAACACTTTCCAGGCGTACCTCTCGTTCCACAGCTATGGCCAATACATTCTCTACCCATGGGGCTATGACTATCATCTAACCAAGGATCGCGCCGATCTGGATCGTGTTGCACGCCAAGCTGGCTCG ATCATCACCAAGTCGTCGGGCGTCAAGTATACGGTTGGCTCATCGGCCACAACACTTTATCCCGCCGCCGGTGGCTCCGATGATTGGGCCAAGGGCATTGCGGGCATCAAGTATGCCTACACCATTGAGATGGGAGACACGGGACGCTACGGCTTCGTGCTGCCCGCCCAGTTCATTGATTACAATGGCAAGGATGGCTTCACGTTCGTCGATACCGTTGCCCGTGCTATCCACCAGGAATTCCGCAATGGAACCGACACAAGCAGGAGCTTTGGCAGCCGCCGTCGCTTCCATTAG